The Dyadobacter sp. 676 DNA window ATCCCGTTTTAGCCGAAAAAATCCGGTATTTGCGCAACTATGGCTCGGTGATCCGCTACCAAAATGAATACCAGGGGGGTTAACAGCCGGTTGGACGAGTTGCAGGCCGCTATTCTCGCCGTAAAACTGCCGTACCTGGATGCAGAGAATACCCGCCGCAGAGAAATAGCCGGACGTTATCTTGCAGAACTCGAATGCCGTGACCTCATCTTGCCGCCTGGCGACCGCCTTGCGGAGGATGCCTGGCACCTGTTTGTCGTGCGGCACCCGCGTCGCGCGGATTTAACCGCCTTTCTGGACAGGCACGGCGTGCAAACGAACATTCATTACCCGCTACCAATTCACAAACAATTAGCCTACAAAGAATTTAAAGATTTACATTTGCCTTTAACAGAGGAAATTCATCGGCAAGTGATCAGTTTGCCACTCAATCCGGTGCTGACGGACGACGAGGTAAGCTATATCATCCAAACCGTCAATCAATTCGATCATTCATGAAGCTATCGGTTATTATCCCGGTTTACAACAGCGAAAAAACCATCCGGCCGCTGATCGAAAAGCTACAAGCCACTTTGTCACAGGTTTCATTCGAGATTGTGATGGTGAACGACGGTAGCCGCGACCGTTCCGAGGAAGTTTGCCGGGAGTTGTCCGATATCTATCCCAACGTCCGTTTTCTTTCCCTGCGAAGGAACTATGGTGAATTCAATGCGGTAATGTGCGGTTTGAACTGGGCTTACGGCACCTATTGCGTAATGATCGATGATGATTTCCAGAACCCGCCGGAAGAGATATTGAAACTGGTAGAAACCGCCGAAACGGGCGATTACGATGTGGTTTACACCTATTATGCCAAGAAACAGCATTCCCTGGGCCGTAACCTGGGCAGCCGGTTCGTGAACTGGATCACGAGCTACCTTCTGAATAAACCCAAAGACCTGTACCTGTCGAGTTTCAAGCTGATCAGGCAGGAGGTTGTGCAGGAGATTATCAAATACCACGGCCCTTATCCCTACATCGACGGCCTCATTTTTCGCATTACGCGCAATATCGGTACAGTGCAGGTAGCGCATCAAAAGCGGGAGGAAGGAGCCTCCAATTATACATTGCACAAACTCGTATCGCTTTTTCTGAATATCCTTTTCTGCTATTCATCGCTTCCAATCCGGCTTTTTGTACCCATTGGCGTCGGGTTGTTCAGTCTGGGGTTTTTCCTTTTGCTTTTTCTTACCATCCAGTGGATCATTGGTCCTGACCCGAAAGGTTGGCAGGTAGTTACCGCTACGCTCATTTTCATCGGCGGCATCCAATGCATGTTGCTGAGTGTTTTGGGCGAATATATCGGCAAGAGCTTCATGGCGCAGAGTGGCCAGCCGCAATATGTGATCAAATACAACAGCTCCGAACCCGTATGATCGGCAACCGGCTCGAATACCAGCGTATGTACGAAACCGAGCGGAAACTATGGTGGTACCAGGCCCTTCATGGCAAGGTTTTGAACCGGATTCAAAAACATTTCGGCGGTGAAAAGCGCACGTTGAAGATCCTCGACGCCGCCTGTGGAACGGGCGGATTACTTTCTTTTTTGAACGAAAATAGTTATTCCAACCTGCACGGCTTCGATTATTCGCAAGATGCCATCGGGTTCTCCAATGAACGCGGGTTGAATGTCGTCTCCGGAGATCTCCGGAATGTGGACGCATTTGAACCGGGCGAAACATTTGACGTCATAATCTGCAACGACGCGCTTTATTTCCTCACCGACGCGGAAATCGTCCGGGCGCTAAGCGCATTTAAGGATCGGCTTAATCCCAATGGTTTGATAATCATTAATATACATGCATTTGAGGCATTCTCCGGTACCCACGACCTGGCGGTTGGCAGCTCCCGCCGTTTCAGACTCGGACAATTTGAGGCGTTCAGCAAAGCGGCAGGGCTGCGCATCGATTACAGCACTTACTGGCCGTTCGCGCTCTCGTTACCGATCTTGCTCGTGCGGCAGTGGCAAAAATACCGGATCAGGAACCAGAAAGTAAATGTGAACGAACTCGACTCGGACGTCGGGTACCCTGGCGACGTCGTGAATACGATTTTGAAGGCGGTAACCAAAACGGAATCCGTCCTGTTCGGCAGTGCTCCTTTTGGCAGTTCGCTCTTTATGACAATGCGCCCGGATTAACCCGGTGCCGTTCCCGCTTTATTTTCCGGAATATCCGGATGCATTGACGGCATCGAACAATGCCCTGGTTTTCGCAACACCGGCTTCGCCATTGATCGCAAAATACCAGAAAACTTCCAAGTCGCCGCGGTGCATTGCCTGGTTCATATCGCCGCTTTGTGACTTGTGGGCCGCCTTCACCCAGTCCGCAACAATCATGTAGCTATGTTTTTTATCTTCCCCGAAACTGTAAGAACGATCCAGTTCAAACACGGGTGCGGTTTTCAGGATATCCGTTTCGGGATAGCCGCCCAGCCCGTTGAACCGGAATGCATAGCCCTTGTCCTGCGATTGGCTTCCCAAAACAATCGGTTTGTTGGCCCCTTTGAAGCGCTGTACTGCCCTTATGGCACTAATGGACGCTGTTTTGTGGTGTGCGTGCTGGCCTTCGTGCGGAACGAGGCAGAATATGAAGTCGTAATTACCATTGGCGAGGATATTGTCGAGCTTCTTTTCCACATATGCAATATCCCAGTTTTTGCCTTGCAAATAAGGTTTTTCGTTGCGGTTATAGTAATCGTCGAGCTGGTCGAGAAAGAAGAAATTACCGATTCCCATGATCTCCCCCGATGCCATCAGCTCCTTTTTGCGTATTAGCGGCAAATGTTTCCGGCCCGTGGCGGAATCCACCAGGTTCAGGCCGTAGTAACTGGAAGCAACGAGCCCGTTATAACCGCCGGAAGCATCGGTGATCAGCGCGAGGTCGGCCGCGCCTTTCAGTTCGCGGGTAATTTTAAAGATAGTAACCGGAAACATTGTTTCATCGTCAGGATGGGCGGTAACGATCAGTACGCGTGGGCCTTGTGCGTGTGCGGCGAGCGAAAGCAGGAGCAGGAATGAAAGATAAACGTTTCTCATGCGATGATTTTGTAAGGTGAGGTGTTATAAAATTAGGGAATCCGGGCATGATTGCAACGTTGCCGGTTCCTGCCTGTCCAAATTATCGTCACGCTCTTATTATCAAACTATTATGGATTTAAAGCTCAACGGGAAAACCGCCTTCATCAGTGGTTCTACGCAGGGGATCGGTTTCGCCATCGCGCAAAGCCTTTTGAAGGAAGGAGCCAATGTCATCATCAACGGACGTTCGGAAAGCAAAGTGGCGGAGGCGGTCCGTAAATTGAAAGAATTACCGGGTACCGGCAATGTGGCCGGCTTCGCTGCCGATTTTTCGAAAGTGGAAGAAGTGAATACATTGCTGGAAAAGCTGCCTGACATCGATATTCTCGTGAATAATGCCGGAATTTTCGAGCCAAAGCCATTTACGGAAATCTCGGACGAAGAGTGGTTCCGGTTTTTTGAAGTGAACGTGTTGAGTGGCGTTCGGCTGGCCCGGTATTTCTTTCCGAAAATGCTTGCCAAAGACTGGGGCCGTATCATTTTTATTTCCAGCGAATCGGGCGTAAACATCCCCGAAGAAATGATTCACTATGGCACGACCAAAACGGCCCAGCTGGCTGTGAGCCGTGGTTTGGCAGAATTGACCAGGGGGACGAACGTCACCGTGAACACAGTTATGCCCGGCCCGACGAAATCGGAGGGTGTCGCCGATTTTGTGAAGCAACTGGGCGAAGCGCACAATATGTCGGCGGAGCAGGCGGAGAAGGACTTCTTTAAAAATGCACGGCCTACGTCGCTATTGCAGCGGTTTGCCTCCGTAGAGGAAATTGCCAACCTCGTGACTTACGTGGCGAGCCCGTTATCGTCGGGTACGAATGGCTCCGCTTTGAAAGTCGACGGCGGGGTTGCCAAGTTCATCATCTGACACCCACACGCTTGCATGGAAACCGAGCGATAATGTATCTATTTTGGAACGTTCATTCTGAAATAATTGTCTGATAGTCATGGCACGCAACAAAGCATTCGAACCGGAAGAGCGGCTGGAAAAGGCGAAATGCCTTTTCTGGCAAAAAGGCTACAACGCAACCTCCATGCAGGATCTGGTGGAAACAATGGGCCTGAACCGCGGGAGCATATACGATACTTACGGCGACAAGCACAGCTTGTTTCTGCAGTGTCTGCGGAGTTATACCGAAAGTGTCTTTGAAGATTACCGCAAATTGGCCGAGGAGGTGAAATCACCTTTGAAGGCCGTAGAAAAGATCATCAGAAAAGCCGCTCTCAGAACGATAGACGAGGAAAAAACCTGCCTGGGTGTCAAATCGACTTTCGAACTCGCATCGGTGGATAGTGAAGTGCATGCCATATTAAAGGAAAACACCAGCCGCCTGGTGGCTGTTTTGAAAGATCTTCTCAAAAAGGCCCAGAAAGCCGGGGAGATCAACGGTAAGAGGGACCCGGAAATGCTTGCGAATTTCATCGTTTCGAATTTTACGGGCTTCTGGCAATTTTACCTGGTGTATGGTGACAGCGAGTTGGTTCAGCAGCAAGCCGAATTTTTAATAAAATCTGTCAAAAAATAAATTTTGTCTAATGGTGGAACGAGCGTTCCATAATGGTTACGGACATGTCAGGGTTAATTACAGAAATAGCAAATAAATCAGGTATTGTAAAAATCTACAAACAAGGAGCGCCCTCTGTGCTGGGTTACGAAAGAGAGTCGATTACAGAACCGGGACCCGGCCAGGTGAGGATACGCCAGGAAGCCATCGGGCTGAATTTTGTAGATACTTATTACCGCGACGGCAAGTTCCCCGTCAAATCCTTCCCCTACACGCCGGGCGTGGAGGCGGCGGGCGTTATCGAGGCGGTTGGGCCGTGGGTTACCGAATTCAAGGTCGGTGATCACGTAGGTTATCACTTCATTCCCGGTGCTTATGCGGAGAGCCGTGTCGTGTCGACGCAGCAACTCATCCACATTCCGGAAGGAGTTACGTCCGAGCAGGCGGCTGCGGTGCTGGTCAAAGGCTTCACAGCCCGAATGCTGGTGAAGGAGGTCAGTCCGGTTAAGCCCGGCGATATAGTACTGGTACATGCCGCCGCGGGCGGTGTGGGAACACTCGTTACGAAATGGGCGAAAGCCCTGGGTGCGACGGTGATCGGTACGACGGGTTCGGAGGAAAAAAAGAGGTTGTGCTGGCCAACGGCGCCGACCATGTATTTCTCGCCGAATGCAGCCAATTTGTGCATTCGGTGCTCGAAATTACAGAGGGACGGGGAGTTGACGCCGTATTTGATGGCGTCGGTAAGGACACTTTCTCCTATTCGCTGGATGTGATCCGGAAAGGGGGCAAAATTGTACTTTACGGGTCGTCGTCGGGGCAGCCGGAGCATATCGATCACGCAGCATTACGCGAAAAATCGATCGTGATGGCCACTCCGACGCTCAGCGCGTACATTACTGACCACGCTACGCTGGAAGCATATGCGGCGGATACTTTCGACGCTCTGCGTAGCGGAATTTTCGGCGAACTGGCTATCACGCGCTATCCGTTATCAAAAGCAAATCAGGCGCAGGCCGATCTCGAAGCACGGAAGACGACAGGCTCCGTTATTCTCATACCCTGAGTCGCATCCGTTCATCATCATGGCCAAAGTCCTTATTCAGTTTGCTCATCCGACGCTGAGCAAATCCAATGTCCAGAAAACGCTGGAAAAGTACGCCCGTACGGTGAGAGGGGTGACTTTCAACGATCTTTATGAACATTACCCCGATCTTTTCATTGATATCAAAAGAGAGCAGCAACTGCTGGCGAAGCATGATATCATCGTATTCCAGCATCCGTTCTACTGGTACAGCAGTCCGCCGATCCTGAAACAATGGCAAGACCTCGTGCTGGAATACAACTGGGCTTACGGGCCGAAAGGTTACGCATTGAAAGGAAAAAAATGTTCAATGCTGTGTCATGCGGGGGTGGGCGCGAAGCCTATACTTCAACAGGGTATAACCGTTTTCCGCTCGGCCAATACCTTTTGCCTTTCAACCAAACGGCCTATTTGTGCCGGATGGACTATCTGCCGCCTTTCGCCGTGCACGAAACATACACCATCGAAGATTATACACTGAGGGCTTACGGCGAACAATATGCCGGCCTTCTGGAAGCGCTGGTAAACGACCGCGTTACCGCGGACGAATTCGCCGGTGTTGAATATATGAACGAACTCTTTCCACACTAACCGATACCGAAATGCAGCAGACCTTCTTTTTTCAGGCAATGATATACCTGGCGGCCGCGGTCGTGATGGTGCCTATTGCAAAGCGGCTTGGGCTGGGATCGGTGCTCGGGTACCTGGTGGCAGGGGTGATTATCGGTCCGGCTGGTTTGAAATTCATTGGAATGGAGGGCCAGGACATCATGCATTTCGCCGAGTTCGGGGTCGTGATGATGCTTTTTGTAATTGGCCTCGAACTGGAACCCTCGCGCTTGTGGCGCTTGCGCAAGAGCATAGCCGGCCTCGGAGGGTTGCAGGTGGGTGTTACTACGGTGATAGTTGCAGGCATCGCCATGCTTTTCGGGGTAAGCTGGAAGGAGGCGCTTGCCCTGGGGATGATCGTCGCGATGTCGTCTACCGCGATTGTAATGCAGACATTGCATGAAAAAGGCTGGCTGAAAACGGTAGCCGGCCAGAGCTCGTTTGCAGTGCTGTTGTTCCAGGACCTCGCGATTATCCCTATGCTCGCGTTGTTTCCGTTGCTGGCAGAACATGCAGCGCCGGCAGGCGGGCACGGTGATGGCGGATCGCTGGTAAGCTCGCTACCGGCATGGCAGCAGGCGGTGGTCGTTTTATTATCGGTTTCGGCGATTGTCGTAACCGGGAAATACCTCTTACGACCTGTTT harbors:
- a CDS encoding glycosyltransferase family 2 protein — protein: MKLSVIIPVYNSEKTIRPLIEKLQATLSQVSFEIVMVNDGSRDRSEEVCRELSDIYPNVRFLSLRRNYGEFNAVMCGLNWAYGTYCVMIDDDFQNPPEEILKLVETAETGDYDVVYTYYAKKQHSLGRNLGSRFVNWITSYLLNKPKDLYLSSFKLIRQEVVQEIIKYHGPYPYIDGLIFRITRNIGTVQVAHQKREEGASNYTLHKLVSLFLNILFCYSSLPIRLFVPIGVGLFSLGFFLLLFLTIQWIIGPDPKGWQVVTATLIFIGGIQCMLLSVLGEYIGKSFMAQSGQPQYVIKYNSSEPV
- a CDS encoding class I SAM-dependent methyltransferase, translating into MIGNRLEYQRMYETERKLWWYQALHGKVLNRIQKHFGGEKRTLKILDAACGTGGLLSFLNENSYSNLHGFDYSQDAIGFSNERGLNVVSGDLRNVDAFEPGETFDVIICNDALYFLTDAEIVRALSAFKDRLNPNGLIIINIHAFEAFSGTHDLAVGSSRRFRLGQFEAFSKAAGLRIDYSTYWPFALSLPILLVRQWQKYRIRNQKVNVNELDSDVGYPGDVVNTILKAVTKTESVLFGSAPFGSSLFMTMRPD
- a CDS encoding PIG-L family deacetylase, which codes for MRNVYLSFLLLLSLAAHAQGPRVLIVTAHPDDETMFPVTIFKITRELKGAADLALITDASGGYNGLVASSYYGLNLVDSATGRKHLPLIRKKELMASGEIMGIGNFFFLDQLDDYYNRNEKPYLQGKNWDIAYVEKKLDNILANGNYDFIFCLVPHEGQHAHHKTASISAIRAVQRFKGANKPIVLGSQSQDKGYAFRFNGLGGYPETDILKTAPVFELDRSYSFGEDKKHSYMIVADWVKAAHKSQSGDMNQAMHRGDLEVFWYFAINGEAGVAKTRALFDAVNASGYSGK
- a CDS encoding SDR family oxidoreductase, whose amino-acid sequence is MDLKLNGKTAFISGSTQGIGFAIAQSLLKEGANVIINGRSESKVAEAVRKLKELPGTGNVAGFAADFSKVEEVNTLLEKLPDIDILVNNAGIFEPKPFTEISDEEWFRFFEVNVLSGVRLARYFFPKMLAKDWGRIIFISSESGVNIPEEMIHYGTTKTAQLAVSRGLAELTRGTNVTVNTVMPGPTKSEGVADFVKQLGEAHNMSAEQAEKDFFKNARPTSLLQRFASVEEIANLVTYVASPLSSGTNGSALKVDGGVAKFII
- a CDS encoding TetR/AcrR family transcriptional regulator — protein: MARNKAFEPEERLEKAKCLFWQKGYNATSMQDLVETMGLNRGSIYDTYGDKHSLFLQCLRSYTESVFEDYRKLAEEVKSPLKAVEKIIRKAALRTIDEEKTCLGVKSTFELASVDSEVHAILKENTSRLVAVLKDLLKKAQKAGEINGKRDPEMLANFIVSNFTGFWQFYLVYGDSELVQQQAEFLIKSVKK
- a CDS encoding zinc-binding dehydrogenase; amino-acid sequence: MGESPGCDGDRYDGFGGKKEVVLANGADHVFLAECSQFVHSVLEITEGRGVDAVFDGVGKDTFSYSLDVIRKGGKIVLYGSSSGQPEHIDHAALREKSIVMATPTLSAYITDHATLEAYAADTFDALRSGIFGELAITRYPLSKANQAQADLEARKTTGSVILIP